The following proteins are co-located in the Gloeocapsa sp. PCC 7428 genome:
- a CDS encoding elongation factor G, with amino-acid sequence MNEKGKMGLHNVAIVGPYLSGKTTLLESLLFVTGAISRKGSIRDGNTVGDSATEARDRHMSVEVNAASTEYNGVRFNFIDCPGSVEFAQETYNALMGVDAAIVVCEPTNDNSNESKQRLLTLAPIFKFLDDWEIPHLIFVNKMDKGSSNFMEMLHALKSISSRPIVPHQYPIAQGEQITGFIDLVSEQAYQYHAGAACDPIPFPEAFKEQEQAARTEMLEELANFDDRLLEELLEEINPPQEEIVQDLQLELGADLVVPVFFGVAEQDFGVRSLLKALLREAPTPETTAERRGVVLHSEAPLAQVLKTYYTPQGGKISLVRVWQGKLTDGIVLNGVRAGGIYRLMGQQTTSLTEAQAGDIVALSRLEGIHTGDTLSSNSELASELPKAEHLDPVYALAITPEKRNDEVKLSGALSKLLEEDPALYWEQHGDTHEVILWGQGEIHLQVALDRLRRKYNLPMTTHLPQVPYKETIRKPIASVHGRYKHQSGGHGQFGDVYLEIKPLPRGEGFDFKETIVGGVVPKQYIPGVETGVREYLAHGPLGFPIVDVAVTLTNGSYHSVDSSEQAFKQAARIAMQTGIPQGEPTLLEPIVSIEVTTPNEFTSKVLQLVSGRRGQILGYEGRSDWHGWDNVTAYLPQAEMHNFIIELRSLTLGVGSFHWQYHHLQEVPEKLAERVCSTTNGNGNGNNNGNNHR; translated from the coding sequence ATGAACGAAAAAGGAAAAATGGGCTTGCACAATGTTGCCATTGTCGGCCCATATTTAAGTGGTAAAACGACGTTACTAGAAAGTTTGCTTTTTGTAACTGGGGCAATCTCCCGCAAGGGTAGTATCCGCGACGGTAATACGGTAGGAGATAGCGCCACCGAAGCCCGCGATCGCCACATGAGTGTAGAAGTTAATGCCGCCAGTACAGAGTATAACGGAGTCCGCTTTAACTTTATCGACTGTCCTGGCTCGGTAGAATTTGCCCAAGAAACTTATAACGCGCTGATGGGAGTTGATGCAGCGATTGTTGTTTGCGAACCAACAAACGATAATTCTAACGAATCAAAGCAACGCCTGCTGACACTCGCACCAATATTTAAATTCTTAGACGACTGGGAAATTCCTCACCTAATCTTCGTTAATAAAATGGACAAAGGCAGTAGCAACTTTATGGAGATGTTGCACGCCTTAAAATCAATCTCTAGCCGTCCGATTGTTCCCCATCAATATCCGATCGCACAAGGCGAACAAATTACCGGATTTATTGACTTAGTAAGCGAGCAAGCTTATCAGTATCATGCAGGTGCAGCTTGCGATCCAATTCCGTTTCCTGAAGCGTTTAAGGAACAGGAACAAGCAGCACGTACGGAAATGTTGGAAGAACTCGCCAACTTTGACGATCGCTTGTTAGAAGAACTGCTAGAAGAAATTAACCCACCGCAAGAAGAAATTGTACAAGATCTCCAACTCGAATTAGGTGCAGATTTAGTAGTTCCCGTATTTTTTGGAGTTGCTGAACAAGATTTTGGCGTGCGATCGCTCCTCAAAGCACTTCTACGCGAAGCACCAACACCAGAAACAACCGCAGAACGTCGCGGCGTTGTTTTACACAGCGAAGCACCATTAGCGCAGGTTCTCAAAACTTACTACACTCCCCAAGGTGGCAAAATATCGTTAGTACGAGTTTGGCAAGGTAAGTTAACGGACGGTATTGTTCTCAATGGAGTGCGTGCAGGTGGTATTTATCGCTTGATGGGACAACAAACAACTTCACTCACTGAGGCGCAAGCAGGCGACATCGTAGCACTCTCGCGCTTAGAAGGAATTCACACAGGAGATACGCTGTCATCGAATAGCGAACTTGCTTCAGAATTACCGAAAGCTGAACATTTAGACCCAGTATATGCTTTGGCAATTACGCCTGAAAAACGCAATGATGAGGTCAAACTCAGTGGAGCGCTCAGTAAACTTTTAGAAGAAGATCCTGCACTTTATTGGGAACAACATGGCGACACGCACGAAGTGATTTTGTGGGGTCAAGGTGAAATTCACCTGCAAGTTGCTTTAGATCGATTGCGGCGGAAATATAATTTGCCAATGACGACACATCTGCCACAAGTACCCTACAAAGAGACTATTCGTAAACCAATTGCTTCGGTACACGGGCGTTATAAGCACCAGAGTGGCGGTCACGGTCAGTTTGGCGACGTATATTTAGAGATCAAACCGTTACCACGCGGCGAAGGCTTTGATTTCAAGGAAACGATTGTTGGTGGAGTCGTACCAAAGCAGTATATTCCAGGCGTGGAAACAGGAGTTCGCGAATATCTCGCACACGGACCTTTAGGCTTCCCGATTGTGGATGTTGCGGTTACACTCACAAACGGTTCTTACCATAGTGTAGATAGTTCTGAACAAGCCTTTAAGCAAGCTGCGCGAATTGCGATGCAAACCGGAATACCGCAAGGCGAACCTACACTACTCGAACCGATTGTATCAATTGAAGTAACAACACCAAATGAATTTACATCTAAGGTGTTGCAACTTGTCAGCGGACGCCGAGGACAAATTTTAGGTTACGAAGGGAGAAGTGATTGGCACGGTTGGGATAATGTGACTGCGTACTTGCCACAAGCCGAAATGCACAACTTTATTATTGAGTTGCGATCGCTAACTTTAGGCGTTGGTTCGTTCCACTGGCAATATCATCATCTTCAAGAAGTTCCCGAAAAGCTAGCTGAGCGAGTTTGCTCAACTACTAATGGCAATGGTAACGGCAACAACAACGGCAATAATCATCGTTGA
- a CDS encoding lipopolysaccharide assembly protein LapB: MAFAKAGLTTSSLAQASSQTATDWVNQGLKLIQQNKLKEAIAAFETATKLDPKLAPAHYNLGLALRETGQLQPAADAFYRAIQVEPKFALAYANLGAVLLEGNNAQQAQEFLQNAIKLEPNLGLAHYNLGLVKEQQQDWQGAIAAYNTALKYSPNLPEITYHLGVVYLQQNQVDQAIAAFREAIKLKPNYAEAHYNIGAILFGQGNFQSALEAFRQTALANRNYANAYYAAGLAYMHLGQHQNAQIVLQSAKTLYASQGNSQWAKSTQELLQQASSQDG; this comes from the coding sequence ATGGCTTTTGCCAAAGCAGGCTTAACGACTTCTTCTTTAGCACAAGCAAGTTCCCAAACTGCTACAGATTGGGTCAACCAGGGACTAAAATTAATACAGCAAAACAAACTCAAAGAGGCGATCGCCGCGTTTGAAACAGCAACTAAGCTCGATCCTAAATTAGCCCCAGCACACTACAATTTAGGACTTGCCTTGCGTGAAACTGGACAACTCCAACCCGCCGCAGATGCATTTTATCGCGCAATTCAAGTTGAACCAAAGTTTGCCTTAGCTTATGCTAACTTAGGAGCAGTTCTATTAGAAGGAAACAACGCCCAACAAGCACAAGAATTTTTACAAAACGCAATAAAACTGGAACCAAATTTAGGACTAGCACACTACAACCTAGGTTTAGTCAAAGAGCAACAACAAGATTGGCAAGGTGCGATCGCAGCGTACAATACAGCACTTAAATACAGCCCAAACCTCCCAGAAATTACTTATCATTTAGGTGTCGTCTATCTTCAACAAAATCAAGTTGACCAAGCGATCGCCGCCTTTCGCGAAGCCATTAAACTTAAACCAAACTATGCTGAAGCTCATTACAATATAGGCGCGATTCTATTTGGGCAAGGCAATTTCCAATCGGCACTAGAAGCCTTTCGTCAGACTGCTTTAGCAAACAGAAACTATGCAAATGCGTACTATGCCGCAGGACTAGCCTATATGCATCTAGGGCAACATCAAAACGCACAAATAGTCTTGCAATCTGCCAAAACCTTGTACGCATCTCAAGGCAATTCGCAGTGGGCAAAAAGTACCCAAGAACTTCTACAACAAGCCAGCAGTCAAGACGGTTAG
- the ctpC gene encoding carboxyl-terminal processing protease CtpC, protein MVISKRGLVLGATAAMLTTVAIAGAGIHSRGQAFFQESPKELVDEVWQIIDRQYVDGTFNQANWQAVRREYLNRSYSSKEDAYKAIREMLKKLDDPYTRFMDPDEFKNMQVETSGELTGIGIQIAQDEKTNKLTVIAPIEDTPAARAGILAKDIILQIDGQSTEGMDINQAVSMIKGKPGTQVRLTIQRENQQREFQITRARIELHPVRYSQETSPIGNVGYIRLTQFSANAAAEMRNAIRDLENKQVQGYILDLRSNPGGLLFSSVEIAQMWLQDGTIVSTVDRQGKRDIEKSSHRALTDKPVVVLVDGGSASASEILAGALQDNKRAVVVGTKTFGKGLVQSVRGLGDGSGLAVTIAKYFTPNGRDINKSGISPDVVVELTDQQKESLVQDREKIGTPADPQYSTALNVLQKEIAAKRGNQAGVTPQ, encoded by the coding sequence ATGGTCATTTCAAAACGTGGGCTTGTTCTGGGTGCAACAGCAGCAATGCTGACAACAGTTGCGATCGCTGGTGCGGGGATTCACTCGCGAGGTCAGGCTTTTTTTCAAGAAAGTCCCAAGGAATTAGTAGATGAAGTCTGGCAGATTATTGACCGTCAATATGTAGACGGCACATTTAACCAAGCGAATTGGCAAGCTGTGCGCCGCGAGTATCTCAACCGGTCTTACAGCAGCAAAGAAGATGCCTACAAAGCCATTCGCGAGATGCTCAAAAAGCTAGATGACCCCTACACTCGCTTTATGGACCCAGATGAGTTCAAAAATATGCAAGTTGAAACTTCTGGAGAACTGACGGGTATTGGAATTCAAATCGCCCAGGACGAGAAAACGAATAAATTGACTGTGATTGCTCCCATTGAAGACACTCCAGCCGCACGGGCTGGCATTCTTGCTAAAGATATTATTCTCCAAATCGACGGTCAAAGTACGGAAGGCATGGATATCAATCAAGCAGTATCCATGATTAAGGGCAAGCCAGGCACTCAAGTACGGTTGACGATTCAGCGAGAAAACCAGCAGCGAGAGTTTCAAATTACACGGGCGCGAATTGAATTGCACCCCGTCCGCTACAGTCAGGAAACGTCTCCAATCGGAAATGTGGGCTACATTCGTTTAACTCAGTTTAGTGCGAATGCCGCAGCAGAAATGCGCAATGCAATTCGAGATTTAGAGAACAAGCAAGTTCAAGGATATATTCTTGATCTACGTTCTAATCCAGGTGGTTTGCTGTTTTCCAGCGTAGAAATTGCACAAATGTGGTTGCAAGATGGCACGATTGTCTCGACAGTTGATCGCCAAGGAAAAAGAGACATTGAAAAATCTAGCCACCGCGCCTTGACAGATAAACCTGTTGTAGTTCTGGTTGATGGTGGTTCAGCGAGTGCGAGTGAAATTCTGGCAGGTGCTTTACAAGATAACAAACGCGCTGTCGTTGTCGGAACAAAAACCTTTGGTAAAGGCTTAGTGCAGTCGGTACGCGGGTTAGGTGATGGGTCAGGTTTGGCTGTGACAATTGCTAAATACTTTACCCCTAACGGTCGCGATATCAATAAATCGGGAATCAGTCCTGATGTGGTAGTCGAACTTACCGATCAACAAAAAGAATCGCTCGTTCAAGACCGCGAAAAAATTGGTACACCTGCCGATCCGCAATACTCTACTGCCTTAAATGTATTGCAAAAAGAAATTGCGGCGAAGCGTGGTAATCAAGCAGGAGTCACGCCGCAGTAG
- a CDS encoding pirin family protein: MITLRPASDRGHANHGWLDTYHTFSFANYYDPDHMGFRALRVINEDRVHPGRGFGAHGHRDMEIITYVLEGALEHKDSLGNGAIVTPGEVQRMSAGTGIVHSEFNPSKTDSVHLLQIWILPNQQGLEPSYEQRMFPLAERQSQLRLIASSDARDDAVKIHQDVDLYSSVLQAGDRLSYQLQPNRYGWLQVARGAVNLNGHALQAGDGVAINEAELLKINTDSGAEILLFDLA, encoded by the coding sequence ATGATTACATTACGTCCAGCAAGCGATCGCGGTCATGCAAATCATGGTTGGCTAGACACCTACCACACATTTTCCTTTGCGAATTACTACGATCCCGACCACATGGGATTTCGGGCTTTGCGTGTCATCAATGAAGACCGCGTTCATCCAGGAAGAGGATTTGGCGCACACGGTCATCGTGACATGGAAATTATTACTTATGTACTCGAAGGCGCACTCGAACATAAAGATAGCTTAGGTAACGGTGCAATCGTTACACCAGGCGAAGTCCAGCGGATGAGTGCGGGAACAGGAATTGTTCATAGTGAATTTAATCCTTCAAAAACCGACTCAGTTCATCTGCTGCAAATTTGGATTTTACCGAATCAGCAAGGATTAGAACCAAGTTACGAACAGCGGATGTTTCCCCTAGCCGAGAGACAATCACAACTGCGACTAATTGCATCAAGTGACGCGCGCGATGATGCCGTTAAGATTCACCAAGATGTCGATTTGTACAGTTCAGTACTGCAAGCAGGCGATCGCCTATCTTATCAATTGCAACCCAACCGCTACGGCTGGTTACAAGTAGCAAGAGGTGCTGTAAATCTTAACGGACACGCCTTGCAAGCAGGTGATGGTGTCGCTATCAATGAAGCTGAGTTACTCAAAATCAACACAGATAGCGGTGCAGAAATTTTGCTATTCGACTTGGCGTAA
- a CDS encoding MarR family winged helix-turn-helix transcriptional regulator — protein MGTRHHGTEEEVRALDTYIKLVRAADSISSRIHRHLDETNLTITQFGVLEALYHLGSMYQRDLAAKLLKSGGNITLVIDNLEKRELVKREREPDDRRCIRVNLTETGKQLISRIFPTHVAAVVTEMAILSTSEQEELGRLCRRLGKKE, from the coding sequence ATGGGAACGCGACATCATGGTACAGAAGAAGAGGTAAGAGCATTAGACACGTATATTAAGTTGGTACGTGCCGCAGATTCAATATCATCTCGGATTCATCGTCATTTGGATGAAACAAACTTGACGATTACACAATTTGGTGTCCTAGAGGCGCTGTACCACCTGGGTTCGATGTATCAACGCGACCTCGCCGCAAAACTTCTGAAAAGTGGTGGTAATATCACTTTGGTCATTGATAATTTGGAGAAGCGAGAGTTAGTGAAACGCGAACGCGAACCTGACGATCGCCGTTGTATTCGAGTCAACTTGACCGAAACGGGAAAACAGTTAATCAGTCGCATCTTTCCAACTCATGTCGCGGCTGTGGTGACGGAAATGGCTATATTGAGTACCTCTGAACAAGAAGAACTTGGTCGTTTATGTCGGCGGTTGGGTAAAAAAGAATAA
- the ispG gene encoding (E)-4-hydroxy-3-methylbut-2-enyl-diphosphate synthase — protein sequence MQTLPTPSTTINPTSGLLTDTTIHRRKTRPVKVGNVTIGGGYPVVVQSMINEDTLDVDGSVAAIRRLHEIGCEIVRVTVPSMAHAKALAEIKQKLHQTYQPVPLVADVHHNGMKIALEVAKHVDKVRINPGLYVFEKPKTDRTEYTQAEFDEIGEKIRETLEPLVISLRDQGKAMRIGVNHGSLAERMLFTYGDTPEGMVESALEFIRICESLDFRNLVVSLKASRVPVMLAAYRLMAQRMDELGMDYPLHLGVTEAGDGEYGRIKSTAGIGTLLAEGIGDTIRVSLTEAPEKEIPVCYSILQALGLRKTMVEYVACPSCGRTLFNLEEVLHKVREATKHLTGLDIAVMGCIVNGPGEMADADYGYVGKQPGYISLYRGRDEIKRVPEAQGVEELINLIKADGRWVEP from the coding sequence ATGCAAACCTTGCCTACTCCATCAACTACGATTAACCCAACCTCTGGGCTATTAACTGACACCACAATTCATCGCCGCAAAACTCGTCCGGTGAAAGTTGGCAATGTCACTATTGGCGGTGGCTATCCCGTCGTGGTGCAATCGATGATTAACGAAGACACACTTGATGTAGATGGCTCCGTTGCTGCGATTCGGCGCTTGCACGAAATTGGCTGTGAGATTGTCCGAGTTACTGTACCCAGTATGGCTCATGCTAAAGCCTTAGCAGAAATCAAACAAAAACTACATCAAACTTATCAGCCTGTACCACTTGTTGCGGACGTGCATCACAATGGCATGAAAATTGCACTAGAAGTTGCCAAGCACGTAGACAAAGTGCGAATCAACCCAGGGTTATACGTATTTGAAAAACCAAAGACCGACCGAACAGAATACACGCAAGCCGAATTTGATGAAATCGGTGAAAAAATTCGCGAAACATTAGAACCCTTAGTCATCTCCTTGCGCGACCAAGGTAAAGCAATGCGCATCGGTGTCAACCACGGTTCGCTTGCCGAAAGAATGTTGTTTACCTACGGCGATACACCCGAAGGCATGGTAGAATCTGCCTTGGAGTTCATTCGCATCTGCGAATCATTAGATTTTCGTAACTTAGTCGTTTCCCTCAAAGCTTCACGCGTTCCTGTCATGCTTGCTGCCTATCGCTTGATGGCGCAAAGAATGGATGAATTAGGTATGGATTACCCGTTGCATCTCGGTGTCACCGAAGCGGGTGATGGTGAGTACGGTCGCATCAAGTCCACCGCAGGTATTGGAACGCTTTTAGCCGAAGGAATTGGCGATACGATCCGCGTATCACTCACCGAAGCACCGGAAAAAGAAATTCCGGTTTGCTACAGCATTTTACAAGCTCTTGGCTTACGCAAGACGATGGTAGAGTATGTCGCTTGTCCTTCTTGCGGTCGTACTTTGTTCAATTTAGAAGAGGTATTACACAAAGTACGCGAAGCAACGAAACACCTGACGGGCTTGGATATTGCTGTCATGGGTTGTATTGTCAATGGACCAGGAGAAATGGCAGACGCAGATTATGGCTATGTCGGTAAGCAACCTGGTTACATTTCGTTGTATCGAGGTCGAGATGAAATCAAGCGCGTTCCTGAAGCTCAAGGCGTTGAAGAGTTAATCAATCTAATTAAAGCAGACGGACGGTGGGTAGAACCATAA
- the wrbA gene encoding NAD(P)H:quinone oxidoreductase: MKILVVYYSMYGHTLQMAKAVAEGASQIAQAEVMLRRVQEFPEVDKIIDQNEFASQVREQQKDIPICTVDDLREADAVILGSPTRYGNMCAQMKQLIDSTAQLWLKGEMEGKPAAVFTSTASTHGGQETTLLTMMVPLLHLGMLIVGVPYSIPGMIHTEARGGTPYGATTIAGGQGELQPTSEDLEICKALGRRVAEVTAKVRS; encoded by the coding sequence ATGAAAATTTTAGTTGTCTATTACTCGATGTATGGTCACACATTGCAGATGGCAAAAGCTGTCGCAGAAGGTGCAAGTCAAATTGCGCAAGCCGAAGTGATGCTACGCCGCGTACAAGAGTTTCCTGAAGTTGACAAAATTATCGATCAAAACGAGTTTGCCAGCCAAGTACGCGAACAGCAAAAAGATATACCCATTTGCACTGTTGATGATTTGCGCGAAGCTGACGCTGTGATTTTGGGTTCTCCGACTCGATACGGTAATATGTGTGCGCAAATGAAGCAGCTAATCGATTCAACCGCACAGCTATGGCTTAAGGGTGAAATGGAAGGTAAACCAGCCGCTGTATTTACCTCTACAGCTTCGACTCACGGCGGACAAGAAACAACGCTACTAACAATGATGGTTCCGCTATTACACTTAGGTATGCTTATTGTCGGCGTGCCTTACTCTATACCAGGAATGATTCACACAGAAGCGCGTGGCGGTACACCCTATGGGGCGACAACAATAGCAGGCGGACAAGGCGAGTTGCAACCAACATCAGAAGACTTGGAAATTTGCAAAGCATTAGGGCGTCGTGTGGCTGAG